TCAGCCAGTAATCATAACCGCCATGATTAGATGTGATTTGCCCGTTGTTCGAATTGGTACTTCCCGATACCATGTAGCCACCATCGACTTCGATCACCCTCCCGGGAATGTCATATTGTGAACCACCTAATGCCTTCTGCCATTCAAGATTCCCTGAAGCGCTGATCTTGACCACCCATATATCCTCTTCACCATGATTCGAGGTAACGTCACCGTTTGAGGAAAAAGCGGCTCCTGTAAAAATATATCCTCCATCGGTTGTCTGGATAATGTTTAGTATACCTTCGCTAAATGATCCGCCAAATGCCTTCTGCCATTCTATTTGTCCTGCAGCGGTCAGTTTCAATACCCACGCATCGGGAAAATTACCGTTGCCGTGAAGACCTGTAACATCGCCATCGACCGACAGTGTCTGGCCTCCTACGATATAGCCGCCATCGTTTGTGAAGGCAACCGTGTAGGAGTCGTCCTCCGCGCCGCCGCCCAAAACCTTTTGCCACTCCATTGTCCCTGAAGCATCTAATTTGATCACCCAGTAATCAGCATAGCCACTGCCACCAACGACATCGCCATCAGCAGAATAGGTTATGCCGCAAACTATATAGCCGCCATCCGGTGCCTGCATTGCGTTCTGTGCTAAATCTAAACCGGAACCGCCGTAAATCTGTGTCCATTGCAAAGCACCTGAACCATTAACCTTAATGATATAAAAAGTTCATATCTGCGTTCGCCAAGGGTGCTCCGGAAATATCTGTATAGGCATTGCCTACCATTATAAAGCCGCCATCTGCAGTGCTGGCAGCATTATAACACACATTGCTGTAAGGCCAGTCGTAGGAGTGTTCCCACACGACAGATGGAGCCTGCGCAAAGAGGCAAAGATTTCCTCCAAATAAAATAAGGATAAGTAATTTTTTCATATTTGGTTTTCTTACAAACATACTAAAAAAGGTATTGCTCAGTAAATTATATGAAAAACAAATTTTTACCATCGTATTTACATTATTCTTTTCGCCGCATCGTTTTTTATCGCAAAAAATTATTCCTTTGTAAGACAATCAACCTATTGAATCTACATGACAAACTTTAACTTCAGGAAATGGAATACCGCTATAGGCTGGTCGCTATTTACAGTCGCCCTTAGCATTTACAGCGCTACCGTAGAGCGCACACTTAGCTTTTGGGATTGCGGCGAGTATATAGCCACAGCCGCCAAGCTCGAGGTGGGCCACCCGCCCGGCGCACCGCTCTTCCAGATGGCAGGCGCCTTTTTCTCGATGTTTGCTTTTGGCGATACCAGCAAGATTGCACTTATGGTTAATATGGTATCTGTGTTCTCGAGTGCTTTTACCATATTGTTTATGTTTTGGTCGCTTACCATCTTACTGAAAAATATGGTGTCAAGCTTTACCGGGTTTAATCGGAACAATGCCATCATGGTACTGGGCAGCGCCGCCATCGGGAGCCTTGCGTTCCTGTTTTCAGACAGCTTTTGGTTTAATGGCACCGAAGCCGAGGTATATGCCATGGCTTCCCTGTTTATCGCCATCCTCTTTTGGGCCGGGCTAAAATGGGGCGAAGAGATGAATACCCCACGCGGCAACAAATGGGGGCTCATTGTATCGCTGCTGATCGGGCTTTCCTTCGGTGTGCATTTCCTGGCATTGCTTACCATCCCATCTATCGGGCTTATTTATTATTTTAAGAATTACAAAACGATAACCCTAAAGAACTTTATCATTGCCAATATCATTATGGTGGCAGTGCTTTTCTTCGTATTCAAATTCCTGCTGCCTTATACACTGGCGCTTTTCGGGAAGACGGAGATATTTATGGTCAATAGTATGGGGCTGCCTTTCAATTCGGGGACTATCTTCCTGT
Above is a genomic segment from Flavobacterium album containing:
- a CDS encoding T9SS type A sorting domain-containing protein; translated protein: MQAPDGGYIVCGITYSADGDVVGGSGYADYWVIKLDASGTMEWQKVLGGGAEDDSYTVAFTNDGGYIVGGQTLSVDGDVTGLHGNGNFPDAWVLKLTAAGQIEWQKAFGGSFSEGILNIIQTTDGGYIFTGAAFSSNGDVTSNHGEEDIWVVKISASGNLEWQKALGGSQYDIPGRVIEVDGGYMVSGSTNSNNGQITSNHGGYDYWLIKLDPSGNLLWQKTYGGSADDYCNGLSAIDGGYLLSGSSTSADGDISAALGGSDCWIVRVDEEGTMLWDKSVGTSGWESAVNAYEVADGFMIAGQGSFFQELGSDYYVVKLGQEELGVAEMHKTVSVYPNPVSSILNINSDETISNISIYDMQGRSVLTKIQTENTAKIDVSGLVPNIYIVEAITPSGKQVARIIIE